Proteins encoded within one genomic window of Oryza brachyantha chromosome 7, ObraRS2, whole genome shotgun sequence:
- the LOC102703988 gene encoding uncharacterized protein LOC102703988, giving the protein MDDRDLDSAALWAAVDSAAAAQASRRERPLLPRPRCPEEDDHRGGEVLQPARPFKAPRHLATPPPSSPLQMMPQSSPDAATSPRLVVFDSPPPPACFAAHDPFPAVSVANFRKYQEAALSILDKSDYTSISGNPYIKKSGWRKISCFFNISFEIKDRSIEFDENRNVKRAEFLVRASMQGGRFSDGWGSCDRREKKLNKPNHDVPSTAETRAKNKACQDLVGIGNSRPG; this is encoded by the exons atggacgACCGCGATCTCGATTCCGCCGCGCTCTGGGCCGCCGTCGACTCGGCAGCCGCCGCCCAAGCCTCCCGCCGCGAGCGCCCGCTTCTCCCCAGGCCCCGCTgcccggaggaggacgacCATCGAGGAGGCGAGGTGCTGCAGCCCGCCCGTCCCTTCAAGGCCCCGCGACACCTGGCAACGCCGCCCCCGTCCTCTCCTCTGCAGATGATGCCCCAGTCCTCGCCCGACGCCGCCACGAGCCCGAGGCTCGTCGTCTTCGACAGCCCCCCGCCCCCTGCCTGCTTCGCCGCCCACGACCCCTTCCCCGCCGTCTCCGTTGCCAACTTCAGAAAGTACCAGGAGGCAGCCCTCTCG ATTCTAGATAAAAGCGATTACACCTCCATCAGTGGGAATCCATACATAAAGAAATCAG gctggagaaaaatatcatgtttCTTCAATATCTCTTTTGAAATCAAGGACCGCTCCATTGAGTTTGATGAAAACCGCAATGTCAAGCGTGCTGAGTTTCTCGTTCGAGCGTCTATGCA AGGTGGCAGGTTTTCGGATGGTTGGGGTTCGTGTGATCGGCGCGAGAAAAAACTTAACAAACCTAACCATGATGTTCCTAGCACAGCTGAAACCAGGGCTAAGAACAAAGCTTGTCAG GACCTTGTTGGTATCGGAAATAGCCGTCCAGGATGA
- the LOC102703704 gene encoding protein NETWORKED 2D-like, producing MLQRAASNAYSWWWASHIRTTQSKWLDANLQEMETRVKIMLKLLGEEADTFGKRAEMYYRSRPEVINHVEQVYRAYRALVERYDHLSKELHKANHTIATACPEQVQYALLQEEEEEDADFPKAVTPIDSRRIHNSTVQEILKRKGRDPSARNTDACAPHMTKQNAQEEISTLQKAILVLQTEKEFVKSSYETGIAKYWEIEKQIADTQDEICRIQNEFDAHASIEDDEARALMAITALRSCQGTVAKLIKKFEELVRTAAGESEKISHLRERLYAMDIIVNPSNREAGEAGTTNMTVQNRIYPNTQAILELQPIYEKIESFFERDSESIVEEMAEKVDELVDRVVNLELKFAKQSAQTKHLKEDNDSLKDILDDLQDEMALRDDPSDLGEHLKLAEYELNRVRALERVVIEEEVLVSTAFSEVVSCVTNISNAIGCIGPKDQTSLSAAAENNVELETPSEDISTSMQREELRDMEVPTKDDNFLRDRFINEDASKVNGHDSLNGTDSIVDCTKNNEENFPTGICLIQEDLRDKGSILAGNSSQIVIPSKEIEGKIDCSTKEIHCSSSSGTKKHRDAGNDVVDNSAQGKYLKGECPPTAISHTHLLHSEILTNKCDFDENEPSVAVAVNSFGDSNEIQGLEIGGDENSITGNSFIQEGGLGYGKSLKTPGHVNLVGSANLDSLNDENTAEEIALPEAPHRCFSDADMGLDFCHADEAVYVGGLPEEDGWLIAPETNKSLHGDSKVDSSEEGGCTSLENKNSTHDLRTSVIVDAHSSSEYQEVPEVTTKSEHTVSKISHGELEKRNSKGKELAGAASTLSEPGSRNWCVNSSLKVGQKLCHIYIDRKEEKVQDYGPQKNQNQERKNHTPRDSSLVAEGNAPSWQEFLLDEIEGREAILLDNYTLLLWNYKETKRRLSELEKKNQQHLEETKVVIRELRNANSMKYVEIQSLRDLLDPSDMPPTHSKMGLNGTKHPLDTEISVLDGTNLSHTSALENASPFEAKFRSDIDALVEENLQFLVRFSMACHHMQEFYSKYQELQKGLGNFEDKKTGEPDTAAEPDPAEKNLRELKTELDVWFEQNALLDQELQLKTRYLCKFQEDIAEALRASPETDGGKFTPYEAAKFQGEVLNMQQSSVKIERELQAALKRMRELEGKVNDGLQRLNESFDLSSRRSSLVEAESSSYNSQFKHFPTRTRVPLRNFLFGAKPKKKSIFACINPTLQKQFSDL from the exons ATGCTGCAGCGGGCGGCAAGCAATGCCTACTCGTGGTGGTGGGCGAGCCACATCCGCACCACGCAGTCCAAATGGCTCGATGCCAACCTCCAAG AGATGGAAACCAGAGTCAAGATCATGCTCAAGCTCCTCGGAGAGGAAGCTGATACATTTGGCAAGAGAGCCGAGATGTACTACCGCAGCAGGCCAGAGGTGATCAACCATGTGGAACAAGTTTACAGGGCTTACAGAGCTCTCGTCGAACGCTACGACCACTTATCCAAGGAGCTGCATAAGGCCAACCACACCATTGCTACTGCATGCCCTGAACAGGTACAATATGCCTTATtacaagaagaagaggaggaggatgctGATTTCCCCAAAGCCGTCACACCCATCGACTCCCGCAGAATACACAACTCGACCGTACAAGAGATTTTGAAGAGAAAAGGACGAGACCCGTCTGCCAGGAACACCGATGCCTGTGCTCCTCACATGACCAAACAGAACGCACAGGAAGAGATCAGCACACTTCAAAAGGCTATCCTTGTCCTGCAAACTGAGAAAGAATTCGTTAAAAGCTCTTACGAGACTGGGATTGCTAAGTATTGGGAGATTGAGAAGCAGATTGCAGATACGCAGGACGAAATATGTCGCATCCAAAATGAGTTTGATGCACACGCATCCATTGAGGATGATGAAGCCCGTGCCTTGATGGCCATTACTGCTCTTAGATCCTGTCAGGGTACAGTAGCTAAGcttatcaaaaaatttgaggAGTTAGTCAGGACTGCAGCAGGGGAGTCTGAAAAAATAAGCCATCTCCGAGAAAGGTTGTATGCTATGGACATTATCGTTAACCCATCTAATAGAGAAGCTGGGGAAGCTGGCACAACAAACATGACAGTGCAAAATAGAATTTATCCTAATACTCAGGCAATACTCGAGCTGCAGCCTATCTATGAGAAAATTGAAAGTTTTTTTGAGCGCGATTCTGAATCCATTGTGGAGGAGATGGCAGAGAAAGTTGATGAGCTTGTTGATAGGGTTGTGAACTTGGAGCTGAAATTCGCGAAGCAGTCTGCACAAACCAAGCACCTGAAGGAAGATAATGATAGCCTTAAAGATATATTAGATGATTTACAAGATGAGATGGCACTTCGAGATGATCCAAGTGACTTAGGTGAACATCTCAAGCTAGCAGAATATGAGTTGAACAGAGTCAGGGCTCTTGAAAGAGTTGTCATTGAGGAAGAAGTTCTTGTCAGCACTGCATTTTCTGAAGTTGTTAGCTGCGTCACTAATATTTCAAATGCAATTGGATGTATTGGCCCCAAAGACCAGACTAGTTTGTCTGCTGCAGCTGAAAATAATGTGGAATTGGAAACACCCTCAGAAGATATAAGCACCTCAATGCAACGGGAAGAACTCAGGGACATGGAGGTACCAACTAAAGATGATAATTTTCTCAGAGATAGGTTTATAAATGAAGATGCCTCAAAAGTCAATGGTCATGATTCATTAAATGGTACTGATAGCATCGTTGATTGTACAAAGAACAACGAGGAGAACTTTCCAACTGGGATTTGCTTAATCCAAGAAGACTTGAGGGATAAAGGGTCAATATTAGCTGGCAATAGCAGTCAAATTGTCATTCCGAGCAAAGAAATTGAAGGAAAAATAGATTGCTCAACGAAAGAAATACATTGTAGCTCATCAAGCGGTACAAAGAAACATAGAGACGCAGGAAATGATGTTGTTGACAACTCTGCTCAAGGGAAATATTTGAAAGGTGAATGTCCACCGACAGCAATCAGTCATACTCACCTCCTACACTCAGAGATTTTAACCAATAAATGTGACTTCGATGAAAATGAGCCATCAGTGGCTGTTGCTGTGAATTCGTTTGGTGACAGCAATGAAATACAAGGCTTGGAGATTGGTGGCGATGAGAATTCTATTACTGGGAACTCCTTTATCCAGGAGGGAGGACTTGGATATGGcaaatcactaaaaacaccTGGACATGTTAATTTGGTTGGTTCTGCAAACCTAGATAGTTTGAATGATGAAAACACCGCTGAAGAAATCGCATTACCAGAAGCTCCTCATAGGTGCTTCAGTGATGCAGATATGGGACTGGACTTTTGTCATGCTGATGAAGCAGTATATGTTGGAGGATTGCCAGAAGAAGATGGTTGGCTAATTGCCCCAGAAACTAATAAAAGTTTGCATGGAGACAGCAAAGTTGATTCATCTGAGGAAGGTGGTTGCACTTCATTAGAGAATAAGAACAGCACACATGATTTGAGGACTAGTGTAATTGTGGATGCACATTCCTCAAGCGAGTATCAGGAAGTACCAGAAGTAACAACAAAATCAGAACATACCGTTAGTAAAATTTCTCATGGGGAGCTAGAGAAGAGGAATTCGAAAGGCAAAGAACTTGCAGGAGCAGCAAGTACTTTGAGCGAGCCTGGAAGCAGGAATTGGTGCGTCAACTCCAGTTTGAAGGTAGGGCAAAAGCTTTgccacatatatattgatagaaaagaagaaaaggtacAAGATTATGGCCCACAGAAGAACCAGAATCAGGAAAGGAAAAACCACACACCACGCGATTCCAGTTTGGTTGCAGAAGGAAATGCACCTAGCTGGCAGGAGTTTCTTCTTGATGAGATTGAAGGTAGAGAAGCAATATTACTAGACAACTACACTTTACTTCTCTGGAACTATAAAGAAACAAAGAGAAGGCTTTCTgaattggaaaagaaaaatcagcaACATCTCGAAGAAACAAAGGTAGTAATAAGGGAGTTGAGGAATGCAAATTCCATGAAATATGTTGAAATCCAGTCCCTAAGGGATCTCCTGGATCCTTCAGATATGCCACCGACGCATAGTAAAATGGGTCTTAATGGAACAAAGCACCCTTTGGACACTGAAATTTCAGTGCTGGATGGAACTAATTTAAGCCACACTAGTGCACTGGAGAATGCTTCACCATTCGAGGCGAAATTTAGATCTGACATTGATGCTCTGGTTGAGGAAAACCTGCAGTTCTTGGTAAGGTTTAGCATGGCTTGCCACCACATGCAGGAATTTTACAGCAAATATCAGGAGCTACAGAAGGGATTGGGGAACTTTGAAGATAAGAAGACAGGAGAACCTGATACTGCAGCCGAGCCTGATCCTGCTGAAAAGAACTTGAGAGAGCTCAAAACTGAACTGGATGTGTGGTTTGAACAGAATGCACTTCTTGATCAAGAACTGCAGCTTAAAACCAGGTATCTTTGCAAATTTCAAGAGGATATAGCTGAAGCCTTGCGTGCTAGCCCAGAGACTGATGGTGGCAAGTTTACACCATATGAAGCAGCCAAGTTTCAAGGGGAGGTACTGAACATGCAACAGTCTAGTGTTAAGATCGAGAGAGAGTTACAGGCAGCACTGAAGCGCATGAGGGAACTCGAAGGCAAGGTCAATGATGGCTTGCAAAGGCTGAATGAGAGCTTTGATCTTTCATCCAGGCGGTCATCTTTGGTAGAGGCAGAAAGCAGCAGCTACAACAGCCAATTCAAGCATTTCCCAACTAGAACAAGAGTGCCATTGCGGAACTTCCTATTTGGCGCAAAACCAAAGAAGAAATCAATATTTGCCTGCATAAATCCTACGCTGCAGAAACAGTTCAGCGACCTGTGA